From a region of the uncultured Desulfatiglans sp. genome:
- a CDS encoding hypothetical protein (Evidence 5 : Unknown function), whose product MVFLANLGVNLHVCLCGDLQVASAQILYFIDIVQESSFPDWKLGSTEKSFPDGKCSFWRSRRRLRHRKDIYC is encoded by the coding sequence ATGGTCTTTTTGGCTAATCTCGGCGTCAATCTGCACGTTTGCTTGTGCGGCGACCTGCAGGTCGCCTCCGCACAAATACTTTATTTCATTGATATTGTCCAAGAATCCTCATTTCCGGATTGGAAACTGGGTTCTACCGAGAAATCATTTCCGGATGGAAAATGCAGCTTTTGGAGATCTCGAAGGCGTCTACGGCATCGCAAAGACATTTATTGCTGA